The sequence TAATAGATGCCTGAGGCATACTTTTAATTGGAGCAGTAGCTGGATCCTGTACAATTGTTATACCTCCACATTGGTGGAGATGGATAAGTCCTTCGGCTCCATCCCGTCCCATTCCGGTAAGAATAATTCCCATTATCTTGTCATTATTCAATTTTTGCATACTCATCATAGTCAGATCTACAGCAGGTCTGACTCCGTGGAGTTTTTCACCATCATCCAACTGGAAATAACGATTATTTTTTACGATGAGATGATGCCCTGCAGGAGCAATAATGATCTGTTGTTCTTTAATCCTGGTTTCTTTATCTGCAATGATTACTTCCATTTTCGTGAATGATGTAATATGATTTTTAAATGTTTTAGTAAATGTTGGAGGCAGATGTTGAACGATGATTATGGTAAGAGGAAGAACAGGAAATTCTGATAAAATAGACTCTATAATATATGGTCCACCTGTTGACGAACCAATAATAATAATTTTCATTTTGATTATTTTTCCATTTCGGCTTAATCTTGAAGATAACTCATGAAAAACCTGGTTTTTTCAATGAGGTCTTCATTGTCAAATGGTTTTGTGATATAATCAATGACATACTCCTGAAGGCCAATCATCTTTGTATCAGGAACACTTTTTGCAGTGAGCATAACAATTATGATACCTTCTGTCAGGCTGTTATCAAGAATAGCTTTGATAGTATCCCACCCGTCCATCTCAGGCATCATAACGTCAAGCAATACTACACCAGAAAATCCTTTTTGAAGGATATTTATACATTCATTTCCACTATCTGCTGTAACTACAGAAAATCCTGCATCGCCCAGAATTGTACGGACTGCTATTCTGACATGTGAGTCATCATCAACGATCATGACCTTGTGTTTTTGCTCGTTCATCTAC comes from Methanospirillum hungatei and encodes:
- a CDS encoding CheB methylesterase domain-containing protein; translated protein: MKIIIIGSSTGGPYIIESILSEFPVLPLTIIIVQHLPPTFTKTFKNHITSFTKMEVIIADKETRIKEQQIIIAPAGHHLIVKNNRYFQLDDGEKLHGVRPAVDLTMMSMQKLNNDKIMGIILTGMGRDGAEGLIHLHQCGGITIVQDPATAPIKSMPQASIKTGIVDFVLTPEQIREKIIAFGNDN
- a CDS encoding response regulator, whose product is MNEQKHKVMIVDDDSHVRIAVRTILGDAGFSVVTADSGNECINILQKGFSGVVLLDVMMPEMDGWDTIKAILDNSLTEGIIIVMLTAKSVPDTKMIGLQEYVIDYITKPFDNEDLIEKTRFFMSYLQD